One region of Priestia megaterium genomic DNA includes:
- a CDS encoding family 14 glycosylhydrolase: MKQLCKKGLAFILVLIFVNAFILNPLNGAAAVDGKSMNPGYKTYLMAPLKKVTDYTTWEAFENDLRKAKQNGFYAVTVDFWWGDMEKNGDQQFDFSYAQRFAQAARNAGIKIVPIISTHQCGGNVGDDCNVPLPSWVWNLKSDDSLYFKSETGTTNKETLSPLATDVISKQYGELYTAFAQALAPYKDVIAKIYLSGGPAGEIRYPSYTAADGTGYPSRGKFQVYTNFAKSKFQSYALTKYGSLAGVNQAWGTNLTSASQILPPSDGYQFLKDGYSTAYGKDFLAWYQGALEDHTKRIGQLAHQAFDATFNVPIGAKVAGIHWQYNNPTIPHAAEKPAGYNDYNALLDAFKTAKLDITFTCLEMTDSGSYPEYSMPKTLVRQVAGIANAKGIVLNGENALTIGSEDQYKKAAEMAFNYNFAGFTLLRFYDVINNDTLMGQFKNTLGVTPVAQTVVVKNAPTAVGETVYIVGDRAELGQWDTSLYPIKLTYNSSTADWRGTVYFPASQNVQFKAIVKRADGSLKAWQPSQQYWSVPSTTATYTDNW; encoded by the coding sequence ATGAAACAGCTATGTAAAAAAGGGTTGGCTTTTATTTTGGTGCTCATTTTTGTTAACGCTTTCATTTTGAATCCACTTAATGGAGCGGCTGCCGTAGATGGAAAATCAATGAATCCTGGTTACAAAACCTACTTAATGGCGCCTTTAAAAAAGGTAACAGACTATACAACATGGGAAGCGTTTGAGAACGATTTACGCAAAGCGAAACAAAATGGATTTTATGCGGTGACAGTAGACTTCTGGTGGGGAGATATGGAGAAGAACGGCGATCAGCAGTTTGATTTTTCCTATGCTCAGCGCTTTGCTCAAGCTGCTCGTAATGCAGGTATAAAGATCGTTCCTATTATTTCTACTCATCAGTGCGGCGGTAATGTTGGAGATGATTGTAACGTTCCGCTTCCGTCTTGGGTATGGAACTTAAAAAGTGATGACAGCCTTTACTTTAAATCTGAAACAGGTACGACAAATAAAGAAACGCTAAGCCCGCTTGCAACTGACGTTATTTCTAAGCAATACGGAGAGCTCTATACGGCATTTGCGCAAGCGTTAGCACCTTATAAAGACGTGATTGCTAAAATCTATTTATCCGGAGGCCCTGCAGGTGAAATTCGTTATCCGTCCTATACAGCAGCAGACGGAACCGGCTATCCGTCTAGAGGAAAATTTCAAGTGTATACGAACTTCGCCAAAAGCAAGTTTCAATCATATGCTTTGACTAAATACGGTTCACTCGCCGGCGTCAATCAGGCATGGGGAACCAATTTAACCTCTGCATCGCAAATTTTACCGCCATCAGATGGCTATCAGTTCTTAAAAGATGGTTATTCAACAGCTTATGGAAAAGATTTCTTAGCATGGTATCAAGGAGCTTTGGAAGATCACACAAAACGTATTGGACAGTTAGCTCATCAGGCTTTTGATGCCACCTTTAACGTACCAATCGGTGCAAAAGTGGCGGGAATTCATTGGCAGTATAATAATCCGACGATTCCTCATGCTGCAGAAAAACCTGCTGGATATAATGATTACAATGCGCTTTTAGACGCTTTTAAAACAGCTAAATTAGATATAACGTTTACGTGCTTAGAAATGACGGACAGCGGAAGTTATCCCGAATATTCTATGCCAAAGACGCTTGTACGCCAAGTAGCAGGTATTGCGAATGCAAAAGGAATTGTTTTAAACGGGGAAAATGCTCTAACTATAGGCAGTGAAGATCAATATAAAAAAGCAGCTGAAATGGCCTTTAACTATAATTTTGCAGGATTTACTTTGCTTCGTTTCTACGATGTCATTAACAATGATACGCTGATGGGGCAATTTAAAAATACGCTGGGCGTTACACCAGTTGCGCAAACGGTTGTAGTGAAAAATGCGCCAACTGCGGTAGGAGAAACGGTTTATATTGTTGGAGACAGAGCTGAGCTAGGTCAGTGGGATACGTCCCTTTATCCAATTAAATTAACATATAATTCATCTACAGCCGATTGGAGAGGCACCGTCTATTTTCCTGCGAGTCAAAATGTTCAATTTAAAGCAATTGTGAAGAGAGCTGATGGCTCGTTAAAAGCATGGCAGCCTTCGCAGCAATATTGGAGCGTGCCGTCAACAACAGCAACTTATACAGATAATTGGTAA
- the essA gene encoding type VII secretion protein EssA, translating into MMKPIVLSKKIGSVVLIFSLLCFPIAAAAEADDGNVEEIKPNVYKDDPINLDPESLLENKKEVGNIPEEIKDLTFEKEEDAEKESLKESLFANASAEDNTISAKAKEYNLFSSKNTSYKKDRTEQTASEKSSDLQWFYLLLIGVGVVVLFVVLIPRISPQPSVKK; encoded by the coding sequence ATGATGAAACCTATAGTGCTTAGTAAGAAGATTGGAAGTGTTGTTCTTATTTTTTCACTTCTTTGTTTCCCTATAGCAGCAGCGGCTGAAGCTGATGATGGAAACGTTGAAGAGATTAAACCAAATGTATATAAAGATGATCCCATTAACTTAGACCCCGAATCTTTGCTAGAAAATAAAAAAGAAGTAGGAAATATTCCGGAGGAAATAAAGGATCTTACATTTGAAAAAGAGGAAGATGCAGAGAAAGAGAGTTTAAAAGAAAGTCTTTTTGCGAACGCATCAGCTGAAGATAATACGATTTCTGCGAAAGCAAAAGAATATAACTTGTTTTCTTCTAAAAACACTTCCTACAAGAAAGATCGGACAGAACAAACGGCTTCTGAAAAGTCATCAGATCTACAATGGTTTTATTTATTATTGATTGGTGTGGGGGTTGTTGTATTATTTGTGGTTTTAATACCGCGCATTAGCCCTCAGCCTTCTGTGAAAAAATGA
- the esaA gene encoding type VII secretion protein EsaA, translated as MTEQRKYTLKVILAVVLILALPSFFFQYIGDNPLQVTENSTRTIAVVNEDNGVKENSEKAIEFGEKVTPLLQEGSDYQWTVLGRSAATSGLQNGKYDAVIYIPSTFSQNILSYQEKKPEKATLEYKVQSQLNAVNKEKVVGELEDATTKVNNEMSSLYWSYVSQEVDKVRGQFDKILNKEIAFQKTMVAFYKPNSKDLAGELNDQKKILQQIQDNVNKAEKGSSDRQGDVEQVEKNLNSFIEYVNQYQTYQETQKQMLEKTQAQSVAAIQQGLSSLESNQPSSKQNFNEQANQVFSGLSSIQQQLDENQKAVGELGDQQADNVSEQEKALQDLNGQIISSYKQQSEQTTLNQIESKLKPLRAQLETASSNDSGGGSTDPGESDGTQPDPNQDGETPTDPGEGDGTQPDPNQGGETPTDPGEDDGTQPDSGQGEGTSEPIQVDLSQQTAKLDDISKGLDDLEKQLQGMTSETPEAPEAPETPEDTETPGTPETPDTPDTSGTSNAVKSALEKVANLKTQVQAVKDELQNVTVQPETSGENTDALKQKIASLEADVESLTAQKNKAEKDLEEATKSSSSQIAKLQEENERLKKENEKLKEDGKKPSKGSADVDGLITMIKNKEDKILSSPNLSASRKEKLSNTFSGKIKSSSAEDLLKYYGDLSQYDLTLAQVGNTDIQNSVLNNDSIKGSLQQALAGTVSSQDARKQIQQNLSLTKEELAQFQSSVQDFADQYGQTVDAEQASIMEELSAIQEKANAMNQELQSSAGEDQALEKKEAPDVTGLMTLQQSMGQELKGMNELISSLGERQANVVTYTDELQKRVNEVQDKADTLNSKWAQNVDSTKLVRGQVYRLLNNTLVDGQNNDYVYHYLANPLQVSGEVPAEKVKEVPPVVILVIILISSLLIGYFSQYYRHAPMLVKGTLFGLLNLIVGLMVSIFSLNIYSLSGDRAMEWSIFTIVLLLASSTLVRIAFLLGSFAGWVTTVGLILFYITPLLNLSMPNFNYEDPVSKVYMSIQYDTQSLFGQALIVLLGMTAVLSVLPSIIRALKTTKEVENDETYSA; from the coding sequence ATGACCGAACAGCGTAAGTATACACTTAAAGTCATATTAGCTGTTGTTTTAATTTTGGCTCTTCCTTCTTTCTTTTTCCAGTATATTGGAGACAACCCGCTACAAGTCACAGAAAACTCAACAAGAACGATTGCGGTTGTTAACGAAGATAATGGAGTAAAAGAAAATAGTGAAAAAGCGATAGAATTTGGAGAAAAAGTGACTCCTCTTTTACAGGAGGGGTCAGATTATCAATGGACCGTGCTTGGACGAAGCGCAGCTACAAGCGGTTTACAGAATGGGAAATATGATGCGGTTATTTATATTCCCTCGACTTTCTCACAAAATATTTTATCGTATCAGGAAAAAAAACCAGAAAAAGCTACTTTGGAATACAAAGTTCAAAGTCAGCTTAACGCAGTTAATAAGGAAAAAGTAGTAGGGGAATTAGAAGATGCTACTACAAAGGTTAATAATGAAATGTCCTCTTTGTACTGGAGTTATGTATCACAGGAAGTGGATAAGGTACGCGGACAGTTCGATAAAATTCTAAATAAAGAAATCGCCTTTCAAAAAACAATGGTCGCTTTTTATAAACCGAATTCAAAAGATTTAGCAGGTGAATTAAATGATCAAAAGAAAATTCTTCAGCAAATCCAAGATAATGTAAATAAAGCAGAAAAAGGTTCTAGCGACAGACAAGGCGACGTAGAACAGGTTGAAAAGAATTTAAACAGCTTCATTGAATATGTAAATCAATATCAAACATATCAAGAAACACAGAAACAAATGCTTGAAAAAACGCAGGCTCAAAGTGTCGCTGCGATTCAACAAGGGTTGTCTTCCCTTGAATCTAATCAGCCAAGCTCTAAGCAAAATTTTAATGAGCAGGCCAATCAAGTGTTTAGTGGCTTATCTTCCATTCAACAGCAGCTGGATGAAAATCAAAAAGCCGTTGGAGAACTTGGAGATCAACAAGCAGATAACGTCAGTGAACAAGAAAAAGCTCTGCAAGATTTGAACGGCCAAATCATCAGTTCATACAAACAGCAGTCTGAGCAAACAACCTTAAATCAAATTGAAAGTAAGCTAAAGCCGCTTCGTGCGCAGCTAGAGACAGCTTCATCAAATGATAGTGGTGGAGGCTCAACGGATCCAGGGGAAAGTGATGGAACTCAGCCAGATCCTAATCAAGACGGAGAGACGCCAACGGACCCTGGAGAAGGTGACGGAACTCAGCCAGATCCTAATCAAGGTGGAGAGACGCCGACGGATCCTGGAGAAGATGATGGAACTCAGCCAGATTCCGGTCAAGGCGAAGGAACGTCAGAACCAATTCAAGTGGATTTATCTCAGCAAACAGCAAAGCTTGATGATATATCAAAAGGGCTTGATGATTTAGAAAAGCAGCTTCAAGGCATGACGAGTGAAACACCCGAAGCGCCTGAAGCACCTGAGACACCTGAGGACACGGAAACGCCTGGAACGCCTGAAACACCGGATACACCTGATACATCAGGCACATCCAATGCTGTGAAAAGTGCGCTTGAAAAAGTGGCTAATCTGAAAACACAGGTACAGGCGGTCAAAGATGAGCTGCAAAATGTAACCGTTCAGCCTGAAACTTCAGGAGAAAATACGGATGCGCTGAAGCAGAAAATTGCCAGTTTGGAAGCAGACGTCGAGTCTTTGACAGCACAGAAAAACAAAGCAGAGAAAGACTTAGAAGAAGCAACCAAGTCGTCCAGCAGTCAAATTGCTAAGCTTCAAGAAGAAAATGAACGATTAAAAAAAGAGAATGAAAAGTTGAAAGAAGACGGCAAAAAACCTTCTAAAGGCAGTGCGGATGTTGATGGTCTCATTACGATGATTAAAAACAAAGAAGATAAAATCTTATCTTCTCCAAACCTTTCAGCTTCTCGAAAGGAAAAGCTGAGCAATACATTCTCAGGTAAGATTAAAAGCAGCAGTGCCGAAGATCTGTTAAAGTACTACGGTGATTTATCGCAGTATGATTTGACTTTAGCTCAAGTAGGAAATACAGACATACAGAACAGCGTCCTTAACAATGACTCTATTAAAGGAAGTTTGCAGCAGGCGTTAGCTGGAACCGTTTCTTCTCAAGACGCGCGTAAGCAAATCCAACAAAACCTGTCTCTAACAAAAGAAGAGTTAGCACAGTTCCAAAGTTCAGTGCAAGATTTTGCTGATCAATATGGACAAACAGTTGATGCTGAACAAGCATCGATTATGGAAGAGCTATCAGCTATTCAAGAAAAAGCAAATGCAATGAATCAAGAGCTTCAATCTAGCGCAGGTGAAGATCAAGCATTAGAAAAGAAAGAAGCTCCGGACGTAACAGGCTTAATGACGCTGCAGCAAAGCATGGGTCAAGAGTTGAAGGGAATGAACGAACTCATTTCATCTTTAGGTGAAAGACAAGCTAATGTTGTCACGTACACAGATGAATTGCAGAAGCGTGTAAATGAAGTTCAGGATAAGGCTGACACGCTTAACAGCAAGTGGGCCCAAAACGTGGATTCAACGAAGTTGGTGCGAGGCCAGGTATACCGCTTGTTAAATAATACATTAGTAGATGGACAGAATAATGATTACGTTTATCATTATTTAGCAAATCCTCTTCAAGTAAGCGGTGAAGTGCCGGCTGAAAAAGTAAAAGAGGTTCCACCGGTTGTCATTTTGGTTATTATCTTAATCAGCAGCCTACTAATTGGCTATTTCAGTCAATACTACCGACATGCACCTATGCTTGTAAAAGGTACGCTCTTTGGATTATTGAATTTGATTGTAGGGTTAATGGTAAGTATCTTTAGCCTGAATATTTATTCGTTATCGGGAGACCGGGCAATGGAATGGTCAATCTTTACGATCGTCTTATTGCTTGCTTCATCTACACTTGTACGTATTGCTTTCTTATTAGGAAGCTTCGCTGGATGGGTGACGACAGTAGGGTTGATTTTATTTTATATTACCCCGCTTCTTAACTTATCTATGCCAAACTTTAATTACGAAGATCCAGTATCTAAAGTGTACATGTCCATTCAATATGATACGCAGTCTCTGTTTGGACAGGCGCTTATTGTATTACTGGGAATGACTGCTGTTTTAAGTGTTCTGCCATCTATTATTCGTGCTTTAAAGACGACTAAAGAGGTTGAAAATGATGAAACCTATAGTGCTTAG
- the essC gene encoding type VII secretion protein EssC: protein MNMLWIVSGQTYQQLPIDFKTFRQATVGNTQHQTFTFSYPFEKGQMTLSSEKNGRLLVSYGEERIAELSVSESFVWREQGQALTFALTETAVKEAVYYIDYESEVSFSTSDEAADVYQQKEKYVVEPKEGFYLSKINGKWKVFYNQERLYLNGHRIEENRNLQPGDLILWSSMTIQLIEKDLLKIQSYYDYASKLPATAQPISEMKKKYPVYRRTPRMIYDLPNDKVSLSFPSQDNDENNRSLWLTILPPLVMLLVMGTVSIIQPRGIFIIISVMMFTTTLIVSTVQYFKDKKQRKKRQERRRRIYTKYLENKREELQELASVQRDVLSYHFPTFERMKYLTEQISDRIWERTVESSDFLQVRLGKGTVPGSYQISLNSGDMANREIDDLLEQSQHMEKVYREVKNAPVTAHLGLGSIGLVGKMKTVKNELHQLVGQLAFSHSYHDVRFVFIFDEEEYKEWEWMKWLPHFQLPHSFAKGFIYNEQTRDQLLSSIYEMLRERDLDEAKGEGVFLPHFVFIITNQQLIADHVILEYLEGYHPHLGFSTIFAAETKESLTEHVHTLVRYINESQGDILIQKQKAVNIPFQLDKHTLDYNERFARMLRTLDHQVGMTNSIPNSVSFLELFKAREIGELDIVQRWHTNESAKSLAVPIGLKGKEDIVELNLHEKAHGPHGLLAGTTGSGKSEFLQTYILSLAVNFHPHEVAFLLIDYKGGGMAQPFKNMPHLLGTITNIEGSKNFSTRALASIKSELKRRQRLFDRYEVNHINDYTDLYKQGMAEEPLPHLFLISDEFAELKSEEPEFIRELVSAARIGRSLGVHLILATQKPGGVIDDQIWSNARFKVALKVQDSADSKEILKNADAASITVTGRGYLQVGNNEVYELFQSAWSGAPYMEDTYGAEDEVAIVTDLGLIPLSDVSTQQTSSKQAEAEIDVVVQKIEQTQQELGIKKLNSPWLPPLKERLLRSEYKEKRDGVFPIGLIDEPEKQSQTVYNYQLMDDGNIGIFGSSGYGKSFTVMMLLLSLAERQSPEQLHYYIFDFGNGTLLPLRQLPHTADYFLMDQMRKIEKFMTIIKQEIARRKQLFQQQEVSNIKMYNALSSEELPLIFITIDNFDLVKEEMQDLEMQFTQLVRDGQSLGIYMIFTATRVNSIRQSLMNNLKTKVVHYLMDHSEAYSILGRTPYALESIPGRAIIKTDQPYFAQLFLPAEGKDDFEIFDAVKLHIQRLKNQYADAILPEPVPMLSSKLVLAEFMTDRRVIREKGVIPLGLDEEFVRPVHMNFTKNKHCIVMGQTQKGKTNVVKVILQTALEQGVKQIGLFDSVDRGLSSYAAEEQVVYMETKEQIVDWLDLTEERLQRRENKYLEAVQEGTVHGLSFAPIMLVVDGFVRFQQNLDSVLQDRITKLIKNYSHLGFNLIVAGNNNEFSKGFDALTTEVKQIGQAVLLMKKTEQSLFTLPYDRKEADVNPGFGYYIKSGKETRIQIPLCVSERKILT from the coding sequence ATGAATATGCTTTGGATAGTTAGTGGGCAAACGTATCAGCAGCTGCCTATAGATTTTAAAACCTTTCGCCAAGCAACGGTTGGAAACACTCAGCATCAAACGTTTACTTTTTCCTATCCGTTTGAGAAAGGTCAAATGACGCTGTCATCTGAAAAGAACGGCCGGCTCTTGGTTTCCTACGGAGAAGAAAGGATAGCAGAGCTATCTGTTTCTGAGTCGTTTGTATGGCGAGAACAAGGACAGGCTTTAACCTTTGCCCTTACAGAGACGGCTGTTAAAGAAGCTGTCTATTATATTGATTACGAATCAGAAGTCTCGTTTTCCACAAGTGATGAAGCAGCTGATGTGTATCAGCAGAAAGAAAAGTATGTAGTAGAGCCAAAAGAAGGATTTTACTTATCAAAGATAAACGGGAAGTGGAAGGTCTTTTATAACCAAGAACGGCTTTATCTTAATGGACACCGAATAGAAGAGAATAGGAACCTTCAGCCCGGAGATCTTATTTTATGGTCTTCTATGACGATTCAATTGATCGAAAAAGATTTGCTGAAGATTCAAAGCTACTATGATTATGCATCTAAGCTTCCGGCTACGGCGCAACCTATTTCTGAAATGAAAAAGAAGTACCCGGTTTATAGACGGACACCGCGCATGATATATGATTTGCCTAATGATAAGGTGAGCTTGTCCTTTCCGTCTCAAGACAATGATGAAAATAACCGAAGCTTATGGCTTACCATTTTACCCCCATTAGTCATGCTTTTAGTCATGGGTACGGTATCGATTATTCAGCCCAGGGGAATTTTTATTATTATATCTGTCATGATGTTTACGACCACGCTGATTGTATCTACCGTTCAATATTTCAAAGATAAAAAACAGCGCAAGAAGCGCCAAGAGCGTCGTCGTCGAATTTATACAAAGTACTTAGAGAACAAGCGCGAGGAATTACAAGAACTAGCATCAGTTCAACGAGATGTATTATCTTATCATTTTCCAACGTTTGAACGAATGAAATATTTAACAGAACAGATTTCCGATCGAATTTGGGAACGAACTGTGGAAAGCAGTGATTTCTTACAGGTGCGTCTTGGAAAAGGAACAGTTCCTGGAAGCTACCAAATTTCTTTAAATAGCGGAGATATGGCTAATCGAGAAATTGATGATTTGCTTGAGCAGTCTCAGCACATGGAAAAAGTCTATCGAGAAGTCAAAAATGCACCTGTTACCGCTCACTTAGGTTTAGGCTCTATCGGTCTGGTAGGAAAGATGAAGACGGTGAAGAATGAACTGCATCAGCTTGTAGGACAGCTGGCATTCTCCCACAGTTATCATGATGTGAGATTCGTATTCATTTTTGATGAAGAAGAATATAAAGAGTGGGAATGGATGAAATGGCTCCCTCATTTTCAGCTGCCTCATTCTTTTGCGAAAGGCTTCATTTATAATGAACAAACGAGAGATCAGCTTTTATCTTCTATTTACGAAATGCTGAGAGAACGCGACTTAGATGAAGCAAAAGGAGAAGGGGTTTTTTTGCCTCACTTTGTTTTTATTATTACGAATCAGCAGCTAATTGCAGATCACGTTATCTTAGAGTATTTAGAAGGGTATCACCCTCATCTTGGGTTCTCTACGATATTTGCGGCAGAGACGAAAGAAAGCTTAACGGAGCATGTTCACACACTCGTTCGTTATATTAACGAATCCCAGGGGGATATATTAATTCAAAAGCAAAAAGCTGTGAATATTCCATTTCAGCTTGATAAACACACGCTTGATTATAATGAAAGATTTGCAAGGATGCTGCGGACATTGGATCACCAAGTTGGCATGACCAACTCAATTCCAAATAGCGTTTCATTCTTAGAATTATTTAAAGCAAGAGAAATTGGTGAGCTGGATATCGTGCAAAGGTGGCACACCAATGAATCAGCTAAGTCGCTAGCGGTTCCAATTGGTTTAAAAGGAAAAGAGGATATTGTTGAACTAAATCTTCACGAAAAAGCTCACGGCCCTCATGGATTACTTGCAGGTACGACGGGGTCAGGGAAAAGTGAATTTTTACAAACGTACATTCTTTCTCTAGCGGTGAATTTCCACCCCCATGAAGTCGCATTTTTATTGATTGACTATAAGGGCGGAGGAATGGCTCAGCCGTTTAAAAACATGCCTCACCTGCTTGGAACCATTACAAATATTGAAGGAAGTAAGAATTTTAGTACAAGAGCCTTAGCTTCTATTAAAAGTGAATTAAAGCGACGCCAACGCTTGTTTGATAGATATGAAGTCAATCATATTAATGATTATACAGATTTATATAAGCAAGGTATGGCAGAAGAACCTCTGCCTCACTTATTCTTAATCTCGGATGAATTTGCTGAGTTAAAAAGTGAAGAACCAGAGTTCATTCGCGAATTAGTCAGCGCGGCGCGAATTGGACGTAGTCTAGGCGTTCATTTAATTTTAGCAACACAAAAGCCAGGCGGTGTTATTGACGATCAAATTTGGAGTAATGCGCGCTTTAAAGTAGCGTTAAAAGTCCAAGATTCCGCTGATAGTAAAGAAATCTTAAAAAATGCAGACGCTGCTTCTATTACGGTGACGGGTCGAGGCTATCTGCAGGTTGGAAATAATGAAGTGTATGAACTGTTTCAGTCAGCCTGGAGCGGCGCGCCGTACATGGAAGATACGTATGGGGCTGAAGACGAAGTAGCCATTGTCACAGATCTCGGGTTGATTCCTTTATCTGATGTATCTACTCAGCAGACGTCATCCAAACAAGCGGAAGCAGAAATTGATGTTGTGGTGCAAAAAATCGAACAAACGCAGCAGGAATTAGGTATCAAAAAATTAAATAGTCCATGGCTGCCGCCTCTTAAAGAGAGATTGCTTCGCAGTGAGTACAAAGAGAAGCGAGACGGCGTATTCCCAATTGGCTTAATTGATGAACCTGAAAAGCAAAGTCAAACGGTATATAACTATCAGCTGATGGACGATGGAAACATTGGTATATTTGGTTCGTCAGGATATGGTAAATCGTTTACAGTCATGATGTTGCTTCTTAGTCTAGCTGAAAGACAGAGCCCAGAGCAGCTTCATTATTACATTTTTGACTTTGGGAACGGTACGCTGCTGCCGCTTCGTCAGCTGCCTCATACGGCGGATTATTTCTTAATGGATCAAATGCGTAAAATTGAAAAATTCATGACGATTATCAAACAAGAAATCGCAAGACGAAAGCAGTTATTTCAACAGCAGGAAGTTAGCAATATCAAAATGTATAATGCTTTAAGTTCAGAAGAGCTTCCTCTAATTTTTATCACGATTGATAATTTTGATCTTGTCAAAGAAGAAATGCAAGATCTAGAAATGCAGTTCACGCAGCTTGTGCGTGACGGTCAGTCTTTAGGAATTTATATGATCTTTACCGCGACGCGCGTGAATTCTATTCGTCAGTCACTTATGAATAACTTGAAAACGAAGGTGGTTCATTACTTAATGGATCATTCAGAAGCGTATTCTATTTTAGGACGTACGCCGTATGCGCTAGAGTCTATTCCAGGCCGGGCTATTATCAAAACGGATCAACCTTATTTTGCACAGCTGTTTTTACCTGCGGAAGGAAAAGATGATTTTGAAATTTTTGATGCAGTTAAGCTGCACATTCAACGATTAAAGAATCAATACGCTGATGCTATTCTTCCGGAGCCGGTGCCAATGCTGTCATCGAAACTTGTACTTGCCGAATTTATGACGGACAGAAGAGTTATTCGCGAAAAAGGAGTTATTCCTCTTGGGTTAGATGAAGAGTTTGTTCGACCGGTGCATATGAACTTTACGAAAAATAAGCATTGTATCGTCATGGGACAGACGCAAAAAGGAAAGACCAATGTAGTGAAAGTCATACTGCAAACAGCGCTTGAACAAGGCGTGAAGCAAATCGGACTATTTGATTCGGTTGACCGTGGTTTATCAAGCTATGCAGCTGAAGAGCAAGTTGTTTACATGGAAACAAAAGAACAGATCGTCGACTGGCTTGACCTAACCGAAGAACGATTGCAGCGACGTGAAAATAAGTATTTGGAAGCAGTGCAGGAAGGAACCGTACACGGCCTTTCATTTGCCCCGATCATGCTTGTAGTAGACGGATTTGTACGATTCCAGCAAAACTTAGACAGTGTCTTGCAGGATCGTATTACAAAATTGATAAAAAATTATAGCCACCTGGGCTTTAACTTGATTGTTGCAGGGAACAACAATGAGTTTTCAAAAGGATTTGACGCGTTAACAACAGAAGTGAAGCAAATTGGCCAAGCTGTGTTGTTGATGAAGAAAACAGAGCAAAGCTTATTTACACTTCCTTATGACCGAAAAGAAGCCGACGTTAACCCTGGCTTCGGTTATTATATTAAAAGTGGAAAAGAAACAAGAATTCAAATCCCGCTATGTGTAAGTGAAAGGAAGATCTTAACATGA
- a CDS encoding endonuclease, producing MRLHALCKKTWVMSLLVFALVVSLTPVSQAAASLSVSQALENQNNSVQAVKGYVVGQPTGTSTVITSNYPNDYALALADSANETNTDKMVYVQIPSNLRSTFGLQSRSELKGKSLTVTGTLTTYFSHPGIKSVTSISTETGGTDPTPDPTEPTVPVEDYYRTAAGKTGNTLKTELHNIIDHHTELSYSAVWEALKKTDEDPANANNVILLYTGRSQSKSTNGGGVDDWNREHVWAKSHGDFGTAMGPGTDLHHLRPTDVSVNGTRGNLDFDNGGTEHSEALGNYFDSDSWEPRDEVKGDVARMLFYMAIRYEGDVSDEPDLELNNTVNNGTAPYHGKLSVLLQWNAEDPVDDRERRRNDIIYSDYQHNRNPFIDHPEWVNEIWN from the coding sequence GTGAGATTACATGCTCTGTGTAAAAAAACATGGGTAATGTCCCTGCTTGTTTTTGCTCTTGTAGTGAGCTTAACTCCTGTTAGTCAAGCAGCGGCATCTTTATCTGTGTCACAAGCTCTTGAAAATCAAAACAATAGTGTACAAGCTGTTAAAGGATATGTAGTAGGTCAACCTACAGGCACATCTACAGTTATTACGAGCAATTACCCAAACGATTATGCACTTGCTCTCGCTGACAGTGCAAATGAAACCAACACAGACAAGATGGTATACGTTCAAATTCCTTCAAATTTGCGAAGTACATTTGGACTTCAAAGTCGCTCGGAGTTAAAAGGGAAAAGTCTTACTGTTACGGGCACACTCACCACTTACTTTTCACACCCAGGAATAAAATCAGTTACTTCTATCAGTACAGAAACAGGAGGAACTGATCCGACTCCAGACCCCACAGAGCCAACTGTTCCAGTAGAAGACTATTATCGTACCGCAGCTGGAAAAACAGGAAACACCTTAAAAACAGAGCTTCATAACATTATTGACCATCACACAGAACTTTCGTATTCAGCCGTATGGGAAGCTTTAAAGAAAACGGATGAAGATCCAGCTAACGCAAATAACGTTATTTTGCTCTATACGGGGCGTTCACAGAGTAAGAGTACAAATGGAGGCGGAGTGGACGATTGGAATCGTGAGCACGTCTGGGCAAAGTCTCACGGGGACTTTGGAACAGCTATGGGTCCTGGAACAGATCTTCATCATTTACGTCCAACCGATGTGTCTGTAAATGGTACGAGAGGAAACTTAGATTTTGATAACGGAGGGACGGAACATAGCGAGGCACTCGGAAATTATTTTGACAGTGATTCATGGGAACCTCGAGATGAAGTAAAAGGTGATGTGGCTCGTATGTTGTTTTATATGGCCATACGCTATGAAGGCGATGTAAGTGATGAGCCTGACTTAGAACTTAATAACACAGTGAATAATGGCACTGCTCCTTATCATGGGAAATTATCTGTGCTTCTTCAATGGAACGCCGAAGATCCAGTAGATGATCGAGAACGACGCAGAAATGATATTATTTATTCAGACTATCAGCATAACCGCAATCCGTTTATTGACCATCCTGAATGGGTGAATGAGATTTGGAACTAA